CCAGTCTTTGAGGGAACCGGCTGGCCTGGAGAAATGGGCTTTGTCCTGGAAGGCCGAAGGTCAGCTAGAAACATCAAATACCCCAAGGGAGGGCGGGCCGAGGGCTGAGGAGGAAGCTGGGCCTCTAGGCTGGGCTTTGGAGGGCGTGGAGCGCCAGGAGGTGGAATGGAAGATGCTGGGGAAAGGAGGTAAAGCGACTGGTCTGAAGCCATTAGGCCTGGGGTCCTACTGGGATCCCTCGAAAGCCACCTCTCCGCCTCCGTCCTCCAACACCAACCGGTCCATCCCAGCACACAGATGGGAAAGGCCACTGGGCCCTACCATGCCTGCTCCACTCCCCACTCCCTTGGTTATGCAAACGTCCTTGCTAAAGCCCAGGGACTGTGACCACCCCCATCCTTACGGGAAACTAGATGGTTTGGGGACAAAACGGACCCTTTGCGGTCTTGTGCAGGCAGGCAGTGGAGGGTCCTACTCAGGACCATGAGCTCTGGAGTCAAGAACAGTCCAGAAACCAGCTGTGCATCTCCCCAGCTGCGAACCCTGAGCTTCAGCTTCCCCGTGTGAATGTGACGCTAATGATGCGCATTTCTCAGGGGGCGTTGTGAGAAATGGATGAAATAACAGGAATAAGACATTTAACCAAAGCCTGCCAAGGAATCTCTCCATAACGACCGATTGCCAAAGCCGGAGGCCCGCGTCGGAGTCTGGTCTAACGGAGCCATGGCGCCACCTTGTGGCCGCTGCTCACAGAAGTATTTAATCCGATCCAAACACCCTTTTTTCCCCAATGCCCAGGAACCAACCGTGCTTGATAAAGCTCGTTGTTTAAATATGTAAAGTCTGTAACGGTGAGTATGGGATTGGTGTCCAGCAAAGCATCTTACAAGGGTCTTAGAGTTGCCAGAGAAAGATCATTTGGGAGGGCTCTCCCCTTCCCGCCATCAGAGATCACCTTTCATCTCTTATCATTGCCCAAATATTCCCAGGCATTCCCAGCTTTAGAGGTGAGCAGGAAGCAGGGTTTTATTAGCGTTGGCTCAAGCTGGTGAGAACGTCTGTGCTCAATTTCCAAGTGCCTGTGTCTTTTCAAGTTCTGTGCGACGGCGTGATTCCCAGTGGCGCTcagtttccccccccccccctgccccctgctggccgggcctccttctcttctcccccgGCATCACTCCAAACTcgcccttccttttctcccccaaccccacctaaACCCTAACCTACAGTCAGCTTCCTTCTCATCCTACACACTAACGACTATCTCTTCTAAAATCGCACCCTGATTCCTCTGCTCCCCTTCTCCACGGTCACTCTGCTCCTTAGAACAAACACACCTTGAACGTGCTTGCTTCCTCTCTAGCCCCAGTTCAGTGGAATCTCCAGGAGGGCAAGGATTTCCGTATTTCTCCATCACTGTATCTTCAGCGCCTGCAACCGGTGCCTGGCTTATAGCTGGTGCTCAATAATTGTTTGTTGATTCaatgaagaaggaatgaaagTGAAGGTGGAGTCTGAGGTGGGGAAAAGTCATCACAGactcagaaatgaaaaggaaaatgttttcctaaGGTAGCAAGGGTTTCCTGAGGGTGAGACCAGTGCAGACACCCAGGCCCCACACATAGGAGGACGTGGCTCTCAGAAGGGGCCCGGGACCCAGGGTTTAAAGATCTTTGCTTGCAATCTCGAAAATTTGAATCATTGTATCTTTGgatgtatgtttttttttaagtcaagtttGATGGGACCACGGCACCTATAGGGGCTGAGAGCCTCAGTTCCTTGGAGGGTCTGCCTCCCGCTAcctgctcccccactccctggTGCACCAGGCCCCCTCCGGCTTTCCCCTCTTACCTGTGTCCCATGACCACTGACACTTTCTGCTTCCGGAGGGGCCTGTACATGGGCAAGGGAAAGGTCAGGATTGGGGGCCTGAGGCCTCACGGGACAGGACATGAgagcagtgccccccccccccctgcccccaggccttccccatccccacctcccaggcTGGCAACTCCATGGCAAGGCTGGTGGGTGACCACTGGAGACCTTATCTTGACAGGGACGATCCAAGAACCCTTATCCAGGTCCAAGAAAATCCCAGCTTAGAGGTATAAGGATGCTTAGGAGCGACCTATCTGCTGTACGTGGGTCCGAGGGGTTGATGCCTGGCTGGGCTGCTCCAACCTGACAGTAGGcaggtctggaggctggagggaTGAGGAACTGGGCAAGCACCCAGCCAGGGGTCCCTAGACGCCAGTCACAGGGATCAGTGTGTGTCTCTTATGCCCAGCTTCGAGGCACCCACCCGGATGAGTCACAAAATACAGATTCTACACATGCACAAAATGCGCTGTTTACATTTAAAACTGCTATGGCATGATATAAGAGTGCTAAATTCATGCTAATAATTCACAAACTTTTCTTTACTTCAAACATTAAGTAACAAATAACACTGTAAGCAGAGAGACCTTATAAAAAGGACAAGGTTTTCATGTACTTTTAatggtatttatttcctttttgtttaaagagccctacatttttattttgcactgggCCCTGCAAATTACATTCAACATTTATATCAAAGTGGTCCTGTTCGACTTAATCTGTGGGTATTTCCTAAAGGCATAGATATTATCTGTGCTTCGATAGTATCGATAGTATCACTTGTCTTTATTGGAACGGCATTATCAACTGTGTAATAAATCAGCCATAAAATAGCCAATAAAGGAGGAGTTTCTTCCCACGTATCATTAACCCCTCATAATTCAGTCTCATTTCATGAAGCTGGAAAGATTAGTGTTCCTAGGAGCCCATACAAACTGTGCAGGGCATGGCCAGCCCTGCTGATTTGTATTAAGTTAGACGTGTAAAAAAAGAATCTATCCAAGTGAAGTTTTCTGAAAGGGTGGGGTATGTTCCAGTAAATTTTAGCCTCCATCAGATTTCTCAAGAGTAGCACtattgaaaggaagaaagagagagagagagagagagagaggaaggaaggaaggaaggaaggaaggaaggagaaagaaaaaggaatggctCTATTAATTTTGTGGCAGGCGTGGTCCCACACATTGTAGAACATTGAGCAGTGCCCCGGCTTCTGCCCACTAGATCCAAGTAGGGCCCTCCCCACAACCATTACAGTTTCTGTCTCCAAGACTGCCGAATGTCCGCCGGGGGGGGGGCCCTAGTTCAGGATGACTGGCTTAGATGGATGAATGAGATGGGGAATAAAATAGCATCCTGGCTCTCGTGAACATCAGACACATGTTCTCTCCTCCGCCTGCTGGGGCCCAGGAAGCACAGACACAGACACCCTCCACTGAGAGATCAACAAATGCATGAGACATGAATACAGGAAAACGAAAGCATTCTTTTATTTAGTGAGAAACAGGTGGTAAAGGACAGCCAGCTGAAACACtcttaaatagaataaaaaggaagaatataGACATCACAGTGATGAATTTCACAAAAGGGGACACATTTCCACTGCAGACCAGTGGGACACTTACAAGCGAGAGGTTCACAGTATTAGTGGCCGGTTTGTATCCAATTAGGTTTTGTAAGCTCAAGAACATGTAAAACCTTACAACGAGGCACGACAACTGTCAGAACACCACTCAGTCATTTAAAACTTCTCACTAAGTGCTACacctggctattttttttttccctaacattaTTTCCCCCCAACCTTTAGAATGTCATATTTCATGTTCCAGTAGTAATCACACACAGGATTAAAAGCCCAACCCACCAAGAAAATGTCATTCtttctataaagaaagaaaaattaaaggtgtGTACATTTTGTACAATTGTTGCAGAAGAACAACCAAAGTAATTCTAAAATATCTTGCTCACTATACAAAAAGGCATGGCTCATGGAACCGAGTATGTAAAGCTACAGCAGTTGAATATCAATCTTTAAAAGGTAGGCAAAGCTACATACTATACACAGCTCTGGGGCTCTCTCTGGGCTAGCGCATGCCCAGAATCTGTCTGCTTTTCAGCtggtaatttttttcaatatctgACAAGGCTTGGGCGCGGAGCTGAGCAGCATGAAGCCTTTTCTTCAGGTCTTTGCACTTGGATTTGGAGGTGAGCAGACTCTCAGAATTCTCACTCCTCATGACGTTCTCTTTACTTTCGCCACTGAAATGAACTTTCTTCTTAATTATCGAGGAAGGAAGATCGAAAAGTtctttagaaaggaaagagaaagggtttTAAGTTCAACTCCTCTGTACTTATCAGACTTctcaaaaacatttattctctCCATTTACATTGGAAATCTGGGGACCTGTGTTATTTTCTCTGGGATAGGAGGTTGGGGGCGTGATGCTGGCACAAATCAATCCATTTTTTAGCCCACAGCATTGAAAAACTTGATCCTGGAATGTGCCAAGGAACAGAGTCTCTTAACAGCCAACTCTTCTTTCAAGGTTAAGTGCATTGGGGATTACAGGCCACAATGTAAAACCTCTGGAAATCGATGTGATTTATCTCTCTTCTTGAAAACAAGTGCTATTCTACTTAGAATACATAACTTTCACAAAAGTAAGGAAGCAcgttggtttttttggttgtttgggttttgttttgttttgttttgtttttacagagaaCATGTATAGTTTTGCTTAAATATTCAAGAACACTTATTTCAAGGCAGCTTAATTGAGCAGAAACTTATTTCAAAAAGAACCTAAGCAAATTCAGCTTGGAAAGGTAATTCAAGTTAATGGTGTAGTGAAAACTGTGAATTGTGTtttctatatgaagaaaaatgtacTTGAAGTGGCTACATTATTAGCTACTGACTGAACTATCTGGGGGTTGGGGACTCGCAGTTTTGAATTCCAGaaactttctatttttcctttgtgtccTTTTAAAGGAACTAtgttcaaatatttactgagctcacTGTATGGGCCATTGTGGAGCAAACAAAGGTCCCATTCTCGTAGGAGGAGGCAGAccataaacaagtaaacaagcaCACAGGGGGAATAGTTGAGGTGatgtgggcggggcgggggcaccgagagagggagacagaagggcTGGATGGTGTTTACAGGGATGAAGGGGACTTGTGAGCAGACCTGATGCGAGGAGGAAGTGAGGATCCATGTGGCTTTCTGAGGAGACACTCTAGGCCCAAGAAATGGAAAGGTTTGGGGTCCACCTGGTGTTGGGGGacgtggggggatggggaggggcgcAAGGGAGGGGGCAGGCTGCGGAGAGAAGCCCTGCCCTCCAGTTGTCCTGCCCATTCCATACATCATGCCTGTTCCAGCTGCAAAGCAAACTTGATGGCTTTCAGACCTTAACTCTACTGCTTCAAAGATGTCCACCTTTATTATAACAAATCTCTGTCTTCATAAACCATCAACTTGTAGATCTAACGAATAGGGtagttttagaagaaataagTGTTTAGCAAAAGAATTCGTATTTCACTAAGTGAAAATGAGTTACCATTTCACTAAATAGACTAAGAGCATTTACAGAGATGCTGCTGCTCACTGGGATGTTGATATATTATACTTTCCTCTGATCGGAATTTTATAgcttgaaggcagagagaggatctTTCTAACCGTCCTGAGTGCACAAGGGCACCCACTTGTCCCTGCTTTGTTTATGACTGATGTGCTCAGTGCTCTCGGTGCTCTCTACCATCAAGTAGCTCCTAgaccggggtgggggtggtgttgATTCCTACAGCTCATTTCAAGTGTTTGCCATGACTTGCATTGAGGTAGGtgggtaaaaaaatatatatatttatatattgagagaaatatacatatttctatatttatatatacaatttatatattcataatattttatttatttttttaagattttatttatttatttgacagagagaaagagcacaagtaacagagaggtaggcagagaggaaggaagcaggctccctgcggagcagagagcccgatgtggggctcgatcccaggaccctgggatcatgaccggagccgaaggcagccgcttaaccgactgagccacccaggcgccccttcataatattttaaatattatttatatatttataatttataataaatttataatacatgtttttaatttatatattatatataaatatatatatagttatatatatttatatttctatatccTATATTGAAACACATCATCCTGCTCTAGCTCTTCCCAGACTTTGTCCAAAGACTCTCAGGGCAAGACAGAAATAAGCTCTTTCCCCAGAGGAGCAGACCCGGCAGGACCTTCAAGAATTCTGGACAACAGGTTTGATGCGTGAAACTTACCTGGATAAAAATGTCTCCTACCTCTACCACAGTGATCATAATTTCAGCCTACATTGTCTTTGTGGGTGGCATTAAGGGAAAAACTGgaataaatattctaaaactacTGAAATGGTAGGTAGTAATATTGAGAAAAAAGAAGGTATTTCAAAAGAGATGAAGCCcaagttttaaataattcttgTTTCATTCACTTCCATCATGTATCTCTATCATGTCATTATGACCATCAGATTAACTTAAGCAGTTTTTTTGGTCTGTTCCATACACAAAATGCTGTCACTCTCACTGAAGTAACCAGATTCTCTCTCAGTTTACTGCAGATGGAAGGGATAGCCTTCTCCAGTGCTGCCCTCCAGGGTAGTAGAAAGCCATAAGAGAAATCTGCCTGTTTCACTGGAAAATTCACTCGATttttaaaaccaacaaaaacactctataaaaaatttatgtcataaagaaatttagagaaaagaGTGCTTTTCCTATCAACTTAAAGACTAGATTAAGGTGGAGGTAGGGTTTCTGTGGAGTGGAGAAGGCCCGTCAGAGCTGGTCCACGGGGGGGTCTCACAGAGCGGAGCGAGGGCACAAGGCCTGACTGTCGCCAACGACGCCGAGGAATGGGAGAAACCCAAGCAGCGCATGGTGAAATCAACCAACCATTCTGACAATCACACGCTTCAACGTGAAGGGGTCTTTGCAAAGATCCAAAAGTGATGGCCTAGTCTACAGTCGGTTTATCACACCTGTTAAGCCATAACTTCTGTAAAGGAGGTGGCACATGTGACCTGCTCACACGGCGGGAGTTAAATGCTGGGATTTCTGCTTGAAAATGGGGGAGAAATGTAGAGTTTTGATAATATAGAGTTTGGGGTAGAAAGGTAGAGTTTTGATgatatactcattttttaaaatgccctaACTTTTAAAACCAAGTCTCAAAAACTGAACACGTAGTTTGACGaagtaaataaaactgaagaCGAAATCATGACGTCTCATCGCCTCAAGTCTGTGAACCCATGAAGTAAATCACTGCCATCaccaaatcatttttttccatcGAAATGCATATATTCAATTAAGTCCGTGTTAAAACGGGAGACTTGGTCAGTTAAAAGGGCTATCAAAGCCCCAGGGCGGCGACGCGGGTGCCCTTCCTGTGTCTGCGGGGGCCGCTCCTGCTGGCGGAGCCGATTCTCATACCTGGACCGCTCGCCAGACGCAGGAACTTCTGCTCCTTCAGCAGACTGTAGTTCTTCAGCAGACTCTCTGCCCGCGCCAGCTTGTCCTCTGCCAGTCTCTCCCGAACACAGAGCTCCCgttccttctctttaaaaaggCAAGGGAGCGAGAGCCATGTTAGCCGGAGGCGGCGGGCAGAAGGCCGCTCCCACCCGGTCACCGCCCCGCCTCACGTCTCCTCACAACCAGCGCGCCTCAGGGGCACCGTGGAAGTTTTCTGACCAGAAACCCCGTCAGCCTGCCGTGCTGGGTTCTGATCCAGCACCTCAGCGTGTGCGGTGCTGCCGCAGGCTTTCGCAGAAGGACCGGTTTGGGCACAGATACGAAGTTGGCCTCCGCCTTTGGTCAGGTTGTGCGAGAGGAACTCATTTTGGGAAAATAAGCAACTAAAATCATCTCTGCTCTCCACTGAGAATGGGCAACGGTCTACTTTCCGGGCATTACCTGACCTCATGGGACAaaccctccttctccttctgggagaattaaaaaacaaaagccacaacTAAGGAGGAGGTACTTCTTTAGATCAGTGACATTTTTTAATCCACGGCCCAGAATTCAGGAAGTTTGGATTTCAGTTGCTGTAGAAACTACAGAACGCTGGggaaattttaataaagatttgtttgtttgacaaaTTCTACTGACAGAAGCCTCAGGCAAAGATTTCTGGGTAAGCACAGGTTATACTTCCACAGAAAGCATATCTCAAGGCACGCTACGGCCGTCGTCAGCAGGTAAAAACTGAGATGACTGTGTTGGATGCTAAGTTCATTTGAACAGAAATGTGTCTAGAGTTGGCATCGGCCACGCAGCTGCAGAAGCCAAGTCAGCTGAGCCACGAGGGTGGCCTGACGGGAAAAAGCTGATGTGAGGCCCCCAGGCTGCTGCTACCCCGCACCGTACTGAGGGGAGTAGACAGACTTTCAACGTCAAATACTCACTAGCACCTGATCAGTTAATCCCCCTCAGGGAGTCTGAGGGCCTCGAACACCGTGTGCTCCGCTCAGTTACCTGAAAACATCGAGGCCCTCTGCGTGCCTGAATTTTACATCCAACTGTGCTGGCTCAGACAGATCAGAAAGTGGAAGTGATGGCTTTTATTACGGAAGTGGCAAATGCACAAACGCTCctttataatgggaaaaaatgtagGGTATAAAGATGCGGAGGAAGGGAAAGTGTGATGGCCCCTGCGGGAGGGTGGTCAGGGTCACAGTGACCGCCAGTCGGAGCGACCGAGCTCAGAGAAAGGCTCAGCATGCAGGTGCCGGCACTCCTCGTGTACTGTCTCACGAGACATGGTTCTGGTTCTCAAGTATTTACAGGAATGTTCTAGAACATACGCGTGTCAAATACTCCATTCAAGCAGATCGAACACACCAGGGAACCCCATGGAGCTCTCCCGAGCTTGGCCCCGTGCAGACTTACGCTCCAGCCTCTCCTCTCGGGCTTGGAGGGCCCGCTCGCGCTCCTGCAGCTGAAGCTCCTTCAGTCTGAGCTCTCCCAAGACCGGGCTGGAGTCCTGGCGCTTCTCTGGCTCTAATCGGCGCCCTCTTCTCTCgagatttcttctttgctcttctgCAACCAGATCTGCTATCAGAGGATTCTCAAGAATTTCTTCAACAGAAGGTCGGTGGTAATCCTGGGGGGGGAAATGTCCAGTGCTACAGTCGAGATTTTATGACACGATACTCATCCTAAAAGAGCAGGTACATGGAAAACTGCGTACATTTCCGAGACGAAAAGAAAGACTCCTTCATGGATGAGTCTTAAACACCTGGACAGATGGAGTTCACTGGGGGCTTTATTAACCCATGCAGTTCTGGGTCCACAAAGTAATGCAGATGTGAGCTTACCTTTGTTCCCACTTAGCCTTTCTAACCAAAGTTCAGTCCCTGAGCTGGTGCTTGGTGCATGTCCAGATCCGCTCTAGGGCACATCCCGCCTTGCATCCCCAATACTGCTCTCTCCCTGAACTTCGCTCTCCCTGAACTTCAGTCCTGTTAGGTGGTCATCATCCTGCTTTGTAATTCCACAGCATTGAAATCCACTCTTACATCAGCCTGACCCTAGGACACCTCCCTTCGCATCCCATGGCCAGATTTTTTCCACCAAATCTCTTTATTTCCCCTTGAATCTTTCCAGCCaggcctcccccgccccacctctgATCTCTGATCTGGAGAGAGAGGCCAGGTAATGAAGTCTTCATTTGCGGCCCCTTCCCTCGCCACCTGCCACAGTGAGGTAGACAAGGGAACTGAGGATTTGGAGCTTTTCTGCAGTCTTGCTTTGCTACCAACCATCTGCTAgtagggcagagacagagggaggagacaaAAGAGAGCACAGAAGGTAGGCCAGCCAGGAGGCACAATTTGCCAAATTTACATGTTTTCACTTGGGTTAACAGAATAGATTTAGCTAAAGAAATACAGCTAATGCCGCTTCAGTCTCAGTGCTCCGAGAGAGAAAATATGCTACTCCACAACGTAATCGAGAGACAGACAATATAATCTTATGGTCTTTACCTTCAAATTTAACATCCTCGTAATAATGTCATTCAATTCATCAGAGTAACGATAGGGAATTCGCCTGAATTTGCCTTCTCTAATCTTGCCAGCTAGTTCTTTCTGGTTGAAAGCTGTAAATGGAGGCCtgggggaaaaatgtttttaatgtaaaaatgaaaatacggAATAGGAACCAGTTTTAGCTCGTTTGTGTTTATGTTTCTTCTGGGACTGTCTGCCACAGCTAAATTGCCCAACCTTGGCATTAGACATTTAGGGTGATAGAGTATTTGTTGAGGGGCCTGTCTTGTGCATCCGATGACTATGTTTTGCAACATCGCCGGCCTCTATTCATGAGATGCCAGTAGCTATTCCTAGCTGTGACATCCAAATAGGTCTCCGGACATTGTCATATGTCCCCTGGACGGCAAAATTGTTTCCCGCTCCctagctgagaaccactgctctacagaatagtttagaaggaaaaaaaggaaaagaatgggagCTCTTTCTTGTTCTCCAGTTCCCCAGACCTCTCCCctagatttgttttatttcttccatagGCCAGACCTATGTGTTTTCCCCTTGAGCTAAGCATCAGTCTGGCAAGGGACACATCAAGTCAGGTTAAAAGTGTGAACGAGCCTCAGGGATCACACTattaatttgtatataatttttaaccaGACCATCTATCTTTTTGtgaaaaattattctatttttttattaacatataatgtaatatttgtttcaggagtacaaggTCTGTGCTGTCCATCTACCTTAATTTTAACCCAAGGTATGAGTCTTTTGGACTGGAATACACATGGATGCGCAAAAAGCTGAATGTAGTGAAAGGTGACAAGCCTCTGTGACTATGAACTTCACACCAGAAATCTGTCTTCATCATACTTACATTAACGCACACAATTCATACAGCAAACAACCTAGCGACCAGATATCCGATTTCTCATTGTAGGACATGCGACTCATTTGTTCctaaaggggaaggagagggtaaAACTGTAGGaggtaaaaatttgttttaaaacttacaaaatgACCTGAGATAAAAATGGAATCTCTAAGTTTGATTATATtgacttggagaaaaaaaaaaaaaaaaaaaagaaaaaattttatattatattttatatctgtaacaaaaatattaaataaaaagaccCATTCAGTTTATGTCTGAACCTGTATCATAATAAAAAGAGATGGTACTTTGCATTTTATCTTCAAatgtataatggaaaaaaaataacgaTTTTATCCCAATAGAATAGGATAATAGGATAAGATATATATAGGATCTTATCCTATataattcattcacttatttttcatTCACAAATGTTATTGTGTTATAATAGACCAAGGGCTGATAATTCAAACCTCTACCCTGAAGGCATTCATAAtctagaaactcattttaaaagaaccagagaaaattTCAGAATAACCAATACATATATCTGGTCATTTAAATGACAGAAGTATAAATGGCTAATTGAATTATCCATTTATGTATTTTCCCTTCAGTCCACagtataaatcacagtatcaactaatattctcattttctagTTTAATCATTTGCCTGTCTCCCACACATACAGTAATAGTCTACCATAGTTCTTCTTCTCAACACAGGGCACAGAATCAAGTACCAAAACCTTCAAGAAGCATCTTGGTGTTTTAAACTCCCAGCAGCTGAATCTGATACCACCGCCTGACAATCAATGCCTTATGGAGGGCTGAACTGATCTAATTATAAGGGcaggagggaaaaggaacaaaagaatcaCAAGGTTTCAAGTTTTCTAAGAACCCCTCCtagatgattttcttttatgttaaagCCTTTCTATTTGGAATCTGATCCACTGAGAAAATGACAGGGTTCTGGCAATGTCTAATCGTAGTCAAAAACAAAATTGTTAATTTACAAAGTTTTATACTATAGTCAACTTGgtgaaaataactcaaaaagatCTGGAAAATCATGGAAATGTTTgtgaactgttaaaaaaaagaaaaagaagaagaagaaatcccCATCCTGATCTGCTCAGATTTCATATACAACACATTGGTGATAGCATTTGACTGCTTCAAGCTTTTCAAGAGCCATCAGGTAATATCTCCAGAGTCATAAACAGTTCATATCCTTTGACCTTTCAATTTCATTGAGAGCCACATGCCAAGGAAAtaaccaaaaaggaagaaagaacaattcACAAAAAGGTATGCAGGGCAGAGCTCTTTAGAAGgataaggaattttggaaacaaaatatcCAGCAACAGAGGGTGGGTGGGACTAGGTGGGTGGGCTGCAGCTCCTGCCCAAGAAGGCATTAAAAAAAGCACAAGTACAAGAAGTGAACACTGTAAAAACATGTATCTGAACTGAGCCCTGAATCTGCATGCCCAAGAACCATCTAGAGAGTGTGTTAAAAGGCAGAGTCCAAAGTGAAAAgtggaaggggttgggggaaacAGAATCAAAGTCCAGTGCAAGAACTGGATTTGGGTTTGGGGGCCAGGACTCTACATTTTAAACAAACCCTCCAAATAAGTCCAAGCTGGTGTACAGGACCCAAGGCACTTTAGGAAATGTTGCTCTTGAGGCCAGAGACAAAACCCATTTCATCTTCGTAATCCCAGCACTTGGCACATAGCAGTCATTCAATAAAAGCGtctctttaggggcgcctgggtggctctgtcaggtaagcatctgactcttggtttcagctcaggtcatgatctcagggtcctgggactgaaccccgaGTTGAGGTCTATACTCAGCTGGGAacatgcttgagattctctccctctctctctgcccttccctccactcatgctctcaaataaataaataaatcttaaaaaaaaaaaaaaaagcttcactTTAATTGCTCATCAGAAGAATTTAACAGTCTGATGatccatttgcaaaaatgtaaattttcttcCTGTAAAATGAACAACATGATTATTCCTTGGCTATTGTGTATTActaagcaaagaaataaacaaaacttcaATTTCCCTGCATTTGAATGCTTAGCATTAGGATGTTTAAAAAGTATCTAAATTCTGAAGTACTTACAGGAGACATATAATAGGGTGTGCCAACAAATGTTTTTGCAAAACTCGTATCATGGTTTAATATTCTAGCTAGCCCAAAGTCGCCAAGCTTAACGTTTTGCTTGCCATCCAAGAAAACGTTGGCTGGTTTCAGATCCCGATGCAGCACGGTATGACCACCATCGCTCCGTCTGTGGCATTCTTTTAGGGCCAGAGTCAACTGAGTCATCACTCGAAGAACAAACTCTTCCTCTAAGTA
The window above is part of the Mustela nigripes isolate SB6536 chromosome 10, MUSNIG.SB6536, whole genome shotgun sequence genome. Proteins encoded here:
- the NEK2 gene encoding serine/threonine-protein kinase Nek2, giving the protein MPTRAEDYEVLYTIGTGSYGRCQKIRRKSDGKILVWKELDYGSMTEAEKQMLVSEVNLLRELKHPNIVRYYDRIIDRTNTTLYIVMEYCEGGDLASVITKGTKERQYLEEEFVLRVMTQLTLALKECHRRSDGGHTVLHRDLKPANVFLDGKQNVKLGDFGLARILNHDTSFAKTFVGTPYYMSPEQMSRMSYNEKSDIWSLGCLLYELCALMPPFTAFNQKELAGKIREGKFRRIPYRYSDELNDIITRMLNLKDYHRPSVEEILENPLIADLVAEEQRRNLERRGRRLEPEKRQDSSPVLGELRLKELQLQERERALQAREERLEQKERELCVRERLAEDKLARAESLLKNYSLLKEQKFLRLASGPELFDLPSSIIKKKVHFSGESKENVMRSENSESLLTSKSKCKDLKKRLHAAQLRAQALSDIEKNYQLKSRQILGMR